Proteins from a single region of Azospira inquinata:
- the purB gene encoding adenylosuccinate lyase: MSFTALTALSPLDGRYAAKVDALRPQFSEYGLIHRRLQVEIEWLKALAAEPHFAEIPAFSPATVAELDALVGAFGPEQAAEVKEIEAVTNHDVKALEYWIKKRLAHNQEVMKVGEFIHFACTSEDINNLSHALMLKAAREEVLLPTLGKVVERLRELAHLLAEVPMMARTHGQPATPTTLGKEMANGAYRLGRAYSRIAGVSLTAKINGAVGNYNAHLAAYPGFDWEGFAKRFVESLGLEFNPYTIQIEPHDAMAELFDAYARANTILIDLDRDVWGYISLGFFKQKVKAGEVGSSTMPHKVNPIDFENSEGNLGLANAVLRHLAEKLPISRWQRDLTDSTVLRNMGVGLGYTLLGYDSLLKGLGKLEARPENMQTDLDANWELLAEPIQTVMRRYGIANPYEKLKELTRGHRVSREDMQNFVRSLEIPEAAKESLLQLTPWDYTGKAAELAKRI; the protein is encoded by the coding sequence ATGTCTTTCACTGCTCTTACAGCCCTGTCTCCCCTGGACGGCCGCTACGCCGCCAAGGTGGATGCCCTGCGTCCCCAATTTTCCGAATACGGGCTGATCCACCGCCGCCTGCAGGTGGAAATCGAATGGCTTAAGGCCCTGGCCGCCGAACCCCATTTCGCCGAAATTCCGGCCTTTTCCCCGGCCACCGTGGCGGAACTGGATGCCTTGGTAGGGGCTTTCGGCCCTGAACAGGCGGCGGAAGTGAAGGAAATCGAGGCCGTCACCAACCATGACGTGAAGGCCCTGGAATACTGGATCAAGAAGCGCCTGGCCCATAACCAGGAAGTGATGAAGGTGGGGGAATTCATCCACTTCGCCTGCACTTCCGAGGATATCAACAACCTGTCCCACGCCCTCATGCTCAAGGCGGCCCGGGAAGAGGTGCTGCTGCCTACCCTGGGCAAGGTGGTGGAACGGCTGCGGGAACTGGCCCATCTGCTGGCCGAAGTGCCCATGATGGCCCGTACCCACGGCCAGCCGGCTACCCCCACCACCCTGGGGAAGGAAATGGCCAACGGCGCCTATCGCCTGGGCCGGGCTTACAGCCGCATTGCCGGGGTGTCCCTCACCGCCAAGATCAACGGGGCAGTGGGCAACTACAACGCCCACCTGGCCGCCTACCCGGGCTTTGACTGGGAAGGCTTCGCCAAGCGCTTTGTGGAAAGCCTGGGGCTGGAATTCAATCCCTACACCATCCAGATCGAGCCCCACGACGCCATGGCGGAGCTTTTTGACGCCTACGCCCGGGCCAACACCATCCTCATCGACCTGGACCGGGACGTGTGGGGCTACATTTCCCTGGGCTTCTTCAAACAGAAGGTCAAGGCCGGGGAAGTGGGCTCTTCCACCATGCCCCACAAGGTCAATCCCATCGACTTCGAAAATTCCGAAGGCAATCTGGGGCTGGCCAACGCGGTGCTGCGCCATCTGGCGGAAAAGCTGCCTATCTCCCGCTGGCAGCGGGATCTGACCGACTCCACCGTGCTGCGCAACATGGGGGTGGGTCTGGGTTACACCCTCCTGGGCTACGATTCCCTGCTCAAGGGCTTGGGCAAGCTGGAAGCCCGGCCCGAGAACATGCAGACGGACCTGGACGCCAACTGGGAACTGCTGGCCGAGCCCATCCAGACCGTGATGCGCCGCTACGGCATTGCCAATCCCTACGAAAAGCTGAAGGAACTGACCCGGGGGCATCGGGTTTCCCGGGAAGACATGCAGAATTTCGTGCGCAGCCTGGAGATTCCGGAGGCCGCCAAGGAATCCCTGTTGCAGCTTACCCCCTGGGATTACACGGGTAAGGCTGCCGAGCTGGCCAAGCGTATTTAA
- a CDS encoding cytochrome b/b6 domain-containing protein gives MSDTQQIKLWDLPTRLFHWTLAAAVIAAIVTGHVGGNAIEWHGRLGLLVVGLVVFRLVWGFIGSTYARFATFFPTPAGIRRYLKGQWQGVGHNPLGALSVFALLALTACQVGTGLFANDDIAFQGYLFNLAGKDLSDTLSGIHELCGNLLTGLIVLHVAAIVFYFHMRHHNLVRPMITGKAPAPAGTPDAQGGRLVAFIVALVLALAAVWGASGTWLPAPPPTTSNQDW, from the coding sequence ATGAGTGACACACAGCAAATCAAATTATGGGACCTGCCCACCCGCCTCTTCCACTGGACCCTGGCCGCCGCCGTCATCGCCGCCATCGTCACCGGCCATGTGGGGGGCAACGCCATTGAATGGCACGGCCGTCTGGGCCTGCTGGTGGTAGGCCTGGTAGTGTTCCGCCTGGTGTGGGGCTTTATCGGTTCCACCTACGCCCGCTTCGCCACCTTTTTCCCCACCCCCGCCGGTATCCGCCGCTACCTGAAAGGCCAATGGCAAGGCGTGGGCCACAATCCCCTGGGGGCCCTCTCTGTTTTCGCCCTCCTCGCCCTGACCGCCTGCCAGGTGGGCACCGGGCTCTTCGCCAATGACGACATCGCCTTCCAGGGCTATCTCTTCAACCTGGCGGGCAAGGACCTGTCCGATACCCTCTCGGGCATCCACGAGCTGTGCGGCAATCTGCTCACCGGCCTGATCGTGCTCCACGTGGCCGCCATCGTTTTCTATTTCCACATGCGCCACCACAACCTGGTACGCCCCATGATTACCGGCAAAGCTCCCGCCCCCGCAGGGACGCCGGATGCCCAGGGCGGCCGCCTAGTGGCCTTTATCGTGGCCCTGGTCCTGGCCCTGGCCGCCGTATGGGGCGCCAGCGGCACCTGGCTGCCCGCCCCGCCCCCCACCACCAGCAATCAGGACTGGTAG
- the secF gene encoding protein translocase subunit SecF — MEFFRIHKDIPFMRHALVFNVISAITFVAAIFFLATRGLHLSVEFTGGTLIEVHYSQAADLEKMRGALEHSGYSDFSVQNFGSSEDVLIRLPLKGEQNTAKLGESVMGALHAEDASASLRRVEFVGPQVGQELATNGALALLLVVIGIIIYLAFRFEWRFSISAIIANLHDVVIILGFFAFFQWEFSLSVLAAVLAVLGYSVNESVVVFDRVRETFRKVRGLSTHEVLDHAITSTISRTIITHGCTQMMVLSMLVFGGETLHYFALALTIGICFGIYSSVLVASPLVMWLGVSREQFIKPLKAKDPNVSSDGACV, encoded by the coding sequence ATGGAATTCTTCCGCATTCACAAAGACATTCCCTTCATGCGCCATGCGCTGGTGTTCAACGTCATTTCGGCGATTACCTTCGTAGCGGCCATTTTCTTCCTCGCCACCCGGGGCCTCCACCTGTCCGTGGAATTCACCGGGGGCACCCTGATCGAAGTCCATTACAGCCAGGCCGCCGATCTGGAGAAAATGCGGGGCGCCCTAGAACACTCGGGCTACAGCGATTTCTCCGTGCAGAATTTCGGTTCCTCCGAGGATGTGCTGATTCGCCTGCCCCTGAAGGGCGAACAGAACACCGCCAAGCTGGGTGAATCCGTCATGGGCGCCCTCCACGCCGAGGACGCTTCCGCCTCCCTGCGCCGGGTGGAATTCGTGGGGCCCCAGGTGGGTCAGGAACTGGCCACCAACGGGGCCCTGGCCCTGCTCCTGGTGGTCATCGGCATCATCATCTACCTGGCCTTCCGCTTTGAATGGCGCTTCTCCATTTCCGCCATCATCGCCAACCTGCACGACGTGGTGATCATCCTGGGCTTCTTCGCCTTCTTCCAGTGGGAATTTTCCCTCTCGGTGCTGGCGGCGGTCCTGGCCGTGCTGGGCTATTCGGTGAATGAATCCGTGGTGGTGTTCGACCGGGTGCGGGAAACCTTCCGCAAGGTGCGGGGCTTAAGCACCCATGAGGTGCTAGACCATGCCATTACCAGCACCATCTCCCGGACCATCATCACCCACGGTTGTACCCAGATGATGGTGCTCTCCATGCTGGTCTTCGGCGGCGAAACCCTGCACTACTTCGCCCTGGCCCTGACCATCGGCATCTGCTTCGGGATTTACTCCTCCGTGCTGGTGGCCAGCCCCCTGGTGATGTGGCTGGGGGTTTCCCGGGAGCAGTTCATCAAGCCCCTCAAGGCCAAGGACCCCAACGTGAGTTCCGACGGCGCCTGCGTCTAA
- a CDS encoding c-type cytochrome yields the protein MKSSSLLVSLVLGATLVGSASLALARENMSPTDEAIVTRQAGYKFMAWNMGKIKGNLAGNYNKEQVAAAANTINAIANSGMGALYPAGSDKAGAGVHTHVKPELFKQPEKVKELAIGLSKATNELARAAASGDAGAVKVAFGKTGEACKSCHDKFREKE from the coding sequence ATGAAGTCTTCTTCTTTGCTCGTTTCCCTGGTGCTTGGCGCCACCCTGGTCGGCAGTGCTTCCCTGGCCCTGGCCCGGGAAAACATGAGCCCCACCGATGAAGCCATTGTCACCCGGCAGGCCGGTTACAAGTTCATGGCCTGGAACATGGGCAAGATCAAGGGAAATCTGGCGGGCAACTACAACAAGGAACAGGTGGCCGCCGCTGCCAACACCATTAACGCCATCGCCAATTCCGGCATGGGCGCCCTCTATCCCGCCGGTTCCGACAAGGCTGGTGCCGGGGTGCATACCCATGTGAAGCCCGAACTCTTCAAGCAGCCGGAAAAGGTGAAGGAACTGGCCATCGGCCTTTCCAAGGCCACCAACGAACTGGCCCGGGCTGCTGCCAGCGGTGATGCGGGGGCCGTCAAGGTGGCCTTCGGCAAGACCGGGGAAGCCTGCAAGTCCTGCCACGACAAGTTCCGGGAAAAGGAATAA
- a CDS encoding glutathione S-transferase, whose product MKLIGTTTSPFVRKVRVVLAEKKIEAEFQIDSPWTPDTHVPDVNPLGKIPVLILDDGSPMFDSRVIVEYLDNVTPNNKLMPAPNRERMEVKRWEALADGVCEAGVAAFLEGKRPKNEKSPAWIKRQREKITRSLDFMAGELGEGTWCMGTHFSLADVAVGVALGYLDFRFPDIDWRVAHPGLARVYEKLMQRPSFAETVPQE is encoded by the coding sequence ATGAAACTGATCGGCACAACCACCAGCCCCTTCGTACGCAAAGTCCGCGTCGTGCTGGCGGAAAAGAAAATCGAAGCGGAATTCCAGATCGACTCCCCCTGGACTCCCGACACCCATGTTCCCGATGTGAATCCCCTGGGCAAAATTCCGGTCCTGATCCTGGATGACGGCAGCCCCATGTTCGATTCCCGGGTCATTGTGGAATACCTGGACAACGTCACCCCCAACAACAAGCTCATGCCTGCCCCCAACCGGGAGCGGATGGAAGTGAAGCGTTGGGAAGCCCTGGCGGACGGGGTCTGTGAGGCCGGGGTAGCCGCCTTCCTGGAAGGCAAGCGCCCCAAGAACGAAAAAAGCCCGGCCTGGATCAAGCGTCAGCGGGAAAAAATCACCCGCAGCCTGGACTTTATGGCCGGGGAACTGGGGGAAGGTACCTGGTGTATGGGTACCCACTTCTCCCTGGCCGATGTGGCCGTGGGCGTAGCCCTGGGCTACCTGGATTTCCGCTTCCCCGATATCGACTGGCGGGTGGCCCATCCGGGACTGGCCCGGGTGTACGAAAAGCTCATGCAACGCCCCTCCTTCGCCGAGACGGTGCCCCAG
- a CDS encoding DUF2322 family protein produces MSFAENLKKLPGVSHLSAINLLDGEGNAVGLIENKPGSQGSLAVYNHLAQTYGAITPQAAEKGVELFAEHGEDAKRHPGKHPNIDRLLQVIASGATLRVKHVFNL; encoded by the coding sequence ATGAGTTTTGCCGAAAACCTGAAAAAACTACCCGGCGTTTCCCATCTGTCCGCCATCAACCTGCTGGATGGGGAGGGCAACGCCGTGGGCCTGATCGAAAACAAGCCGGGCAGCCAGGGTTCCCTGGCGGTCTATAACCACTTGGCCCAGACCTATGGGGCCATTACCCCCCAGGCGGCGGAAAAAGGGGTGGAACTGTTTGCCGAACATGGGGAAGATGCCAAGCGCCATCCGGGCAAGCACCCCAATATCGACCGGCTGCTGCAAGTGATCGCCAGCGGCGCCACCCTGCGGGTCAAGCACGTTTTCAATCTCTAG